A region from the Sutcliffiella horikoshii genome encodes:
- a CDS encoding helix-turn-helix domain-containing protein, translated as MAKYSVEFKLMVVKEYLDGPLGMKLLARKHGIKSHKQVLGWINVYKHQGAAGLSRKKKNEIYSVQFKLDVLSFMKRTGASQTETALHFGLTNPPMIASWKKKFLEGGAEALDKTRGRASMSDKAKNIKKNIKSIQKDKMTREQSLERENELLRLEVEYLKKLRAFQKDPDAYLEKHKQRYRSNSKKNSD; from the coding sequence TTGGCTAAATATAGTGTGGAATTTAAATTGATGGTTGTGAAGGAGTATCTAGATGGTCCGCTTGGGATGAAACTTTTAGCACGTAAGCACGGCATAAAATCACATAAACAGGTTTTAGGTTGGATAAATGTATATAAACATCAAGGCGCAGCTGGCCTCTCTCGAAAGAAGAAGAATGAAATTTACTCTGTTCAATTTAAGCTGGATGTACTAAGCTTTATGAAAAGGACAGGTGCTTCTCAAACTGAAACAGCTCTTCATTTTGGGTTAACAAACCCACCGATGATCGCCTCTTGGAAAAAGAAATTCCTTGAAGGCGGTGCTGAAGCCCTGGACAAAACGAGGGGACGAGCATCTATGTCAGATAAAGCGAAGAACATCAAAAAAAATATTAAGTCTATTCAAAAAGACAAAATGACACGCGAACAGAGCTTAGAACGGGAAAATGAACTACTTCGTCTTGAGGTAGAATACCTAAAAAAGTTGCGGGCTTTTCAGAAGGATCCGGACGCCTATCTCGAAAAGCACAAACAGCGTTATCGTTCGAACTCAAAGAAAAATTCCGATTGA
- a CDS encoding DegV family protein translates to MIKLMADSTCDLSNEVLEMYDISLAPLSINIDGKTYKDRVDIEPDEFYGMMEALSEFPTTGMPSPVEYLAIMNEAVESGYKEILCICMSSGTSGSHQSAELAKGYFFEENPDSAVKIHVVDSKCMSHGSGWLLLKSAMMRESGATFQELVDFTENHKTNVKHFLSVDDLDHLIKSGRLTNASAFLGKLLMLKPIMTMKNGKGAIVAKERGLKRVLKHYVEEFIKRNDETVTDFIIIGYTSDIKVAENLKIKIENETDFSGTIHIMQMGVSVGTHVGLGALSMFFVEKK, encoded by the coding sequence ATGATTAAATTAATGGCGGATTCAACTTGTGATTTATCAAACGAAGTGTTGGAGATGTATGACATCAGTCTGGCACCCTTAAGTATAAATATTGATGGAAAAACATATAAGGATCGTGTGGACATAGAACCAGATGAATTTTACGGAATGATGGAGGCGCTTTCGGAGTTTCCAACGACTGGGATGCCTAGTCCTGTGGAATATTTGGCGATTATGAACGAGGCTGTTGAAAGCGGTTATAAAGAAATCCTGTGCATTTGCATGTCCAGCGGGACAAGCGGATCCCACCAGTCGGCGGAGTTGGCGAAAGGGTATTTCTTTGAGGAAAACCCGGATTCGGCTGTGAAAATTCATGTGGTAGATTCCAAGTGTATGAGTCATGGAAGCGGTTGGCTCCTCCTAAAGAGTGCGATGATGAGAGAGAGCGGCGCAACCTTTCAAGAGTTAGTAGATTTTACCGAGAATCACAAAACCAATGTAAAACATTTCCTATCCGTAGACGACTTGGATCATTTGATCAAAAGCGGAAGGCTGACGAATGCGAGTGCATTTCTTGGAAAGTTACTGATGCTAAAACCAATCATGACCATGAAAAACGGCAAAGGGGCCATCGTTGCAAAAGAGAGAGGGTTAAAACGGGTACTCAAGCATTATGTGGAAGAGTTTATCAAGCGGAACGACGAAACGGTGACGGACTTTATCATAATCGGGTATACATCTGATATCAAGGTCGCCGAAAACTTAAAAATAAAGATAGAAAATGAAACAGACTTCTCCGGGACCATCCACATCATGCAGATGGGAGTATCTGTTGGTACACATGTTGGACTTGGAGCGCTGTCCATGTTCTTTGTAGAAAAAAAATAA
- a CDS encoding nuclease-related domain-containing protein yields the protein MLVKSRTRPMEMHLYLSLGARMTLLEKEKQYLWNMEKGYEGECMFDALTEKLEDCNHLILNDLLLKHNNTTFQIDTLIITPRNAYLFEVKNFEGDYIYDTRTDQLHVKANSKDYEVTNPLNQLNRCNSLLRQLLNSCGFNLPIIASVVFINSEFTLYQSPPDKPFIHPTQINRYLKGLQTDSSFKLTKMHTALAEKLTSLHIVDSPFKSLPEYSYDQVGKGLMCASCSSLSVVVEGRSARCVRCHKVETLEEIVLRHVGEFRMLFPDRKITTSGIFEWCGMGVSEKVVRRILDKHFSIKGSRRWSYYL from the coding sequence ATGCTAGTTAAATCGCGGACAAGGCCGATGGAAATGCACCTGTATTTATCTCTGGGGGCGCGAATGACGCTTCTTGAGAAGGAAAAGCAATACTTGTGGAATATGGAGAAAGGTTATGAAGGAGAGTGCATGTTTGATGCCTTGACCGAGAAGTTGGAAGACTGTAATCATCTGATTTTAAATGACCTCTTGCTGAAGCATAATAATACTACTTTTCAAATCGACACGCTTATTATTACCCCTCGAAATGCTTATCTTTTTGAAGTGAAGAACTTTGAAGGAGATTACATCTATGATACTCGAACCGATCAACTGCATGTAAAAGCAAACTCCAAAGATTATGAAGTCACCAACCCCTTGAACCAACTGAATCGATGCAACTCGTTGCTCCGACAACTTTTGAATAGTTGCGGATTCAACTTACCCATTATTGCTTCTGTTGTATTTATCAACTCCGAATTCACCCTTTATCAATCACCTCCAGATAAACCCTTTATTCACCCAACCCAAATCAACAGATACCTGAAAGGCTTGCAGACGGATTCTTCTTTTAAGCTAACTAAAATGCACACTGCGCTTGCCGAGAAACTAACCTCCCTCCATATCGTGGACTCTCCTTTTAAGAGTTTGCCGGAGTATTCGTATGATCAGGTTGGGAAAGGGTTAATGTGTGCGAGCTGTTCCTCCTTGTCTGTTGTTGTTGAGGGACGGTCGGCGCGGTGTGTGAGGTGTCATAAGGTGGAGACGCTTGAGGAGATTGTGCTGCGGCATGTGGGGGAGTTTAGGATGTTGTTTCCGGATAGAAAGATAACTACTAGTGGTATTTTTGAATGGTGTGGGATGGGGGTTTCTGAGAAGGTGGTAAGGCGTATATTGGATAAGCATTTTTCTATAAAAGGTAGCCGCCGTTGGAGTTATTACCTATGA
- a CDS encoding pirin family protein, with the protein MFFLKRIRDHWKVQYKNPGYPHVQQGWILPPDRMREYDPFILMADDWFKRGTFSDHPHRGFQTITYVVDGRLEHTDNQGGHSVLHAGDVQYMNAGSGARHAEEAVDEDVIHTLQLWLNLPKSLKQTESSYHNVLLEDAPLVEFEGGSLRVYSGSAEGVTGPMDSLVPINMFELYLREGESYSLKLPANHNGHVYMLQGEMTFGGDGAVTLGKTEVGLLSYDEVAEDGAVDTLEVTAAAQERSRVLIYTGKPIGEPIVARGPFVMNTEEEIVEAFEDFRAGRFGGRV; encoded by the coding sequence ATGTTTTTTTTGAAACGGATCAGAGACCATTGGAAGGTGCAATATAAAAATCCCGGCTACCCGCATGTTCAGCAAGGATGGATACTGCCTCCCGACAGGATGCGCGAATATGACCCATTCATCCTGATGGCGGACGATTGGTTTAAACGAGGTACCTTCTCCGACCACCCTCACCGCGGTTTCCAGACTATCACCTATGTAGTGGACGGAAGACTTGAGCACACCGACAATCAGGGCGGGCACTCTGTGTTGCACGCCGGCGACGTTCAGTACATGAATGCCGGAAGCGGTGCCCGCCATGCCGAAGAAGCAGTCGACGAGGATGTCATCCATACGTTGCAACTCTGGCTCAATTTACCGAAGAGCTTGAAACAAACAGAGTCCTCTTATCATAATGTCCTCTTGGAAGATGCTCCTTTGGTGGAGTTTGAGGGTGGCTCTTTACGAGTTTACTCGGGAAGTGCAGAGGGCGTGACAGGTCCGATGGACTCTTTGGTTCCCATTAATATGTTTGAGCTTTATTTGCGCGAGGGTGAGAGCTACTCACTTAAATTACCTGCAAATCATAACGGTCATGTTTATATGCTGCAAGGCGAAATGACTTTTGGTGGGGATGGAGCTGTGACTTTGGGGAAGACCGAGGTGGGGCTTCTGTCTTATGACGAGGTCGCTGAAGATGGTGCGGTGGATACGCTGGAGGTGACGGCGGCGGCTCAGGAGCGGTCCAGGGTGCTTATATATACGGGTAAACCTATTGGGGAGCCGATTGTAGCGAGAGGCCCTTTTGTGATGAACACCGAGGAGGAAATTGTGGAGGCGTTTGAGGATTTTAGAGCGGGGAGGTTTGGTGGGAGGGTGTGA